In Spirosoma sp. KUDC1026, the sequence TTATCGATGTGGGCGCGGCTACTAAGCAGGAAGTTCTGGATATGGGTATTCACGTTGGAACAGTCTGCACCTTTGTGGATGGCTTGACGGAGATGAACAACCGCTACTACGTGGGTCGCGCACTCGACAACCGCATGGGTGGGTTCATGATCGCCGAAGTAGCCCGGTTGTTGAAAGAAAACAACGTAACGCTGCCCTTCACGCTGTACGTCGTCAATGCCGTACAGGAAGAAATCGGTCTGCGTGGTGCCGAGATGATTGCCCGGCGGCTTAAACCCGATCTGGCGATCTGTACCGACGTAACGCACGACACCCAGTCGCCGAAGTACGACAAGAAAGAACAGGGCGATTTGAAATGTGGCGACGGTCCGGTATTGTGCTACGGTCCGGCGGTACAGAACAACGTGCTCGACTTCCTCATCAACGTAGCCGAAACGAACGGAATTGCGTTCCAGCGGCAGGCCGTGAGCCGGTCGACCGGCACCGACACCGACGCTTTCGCCTACGCTACCGAAGGCGTTGCTTCAGCGCTGATTTCGCTGCCACTGAAATACATGCACACCACTGTCGAAACGGTGCACATGGACGACGTCCAGAACGTCATCAAGCTTATGTACGAAACACTACTGGCGCTGCAAGGCAACGAAGATTTCCGGTATATCAAGTAGTTGGCAATAAACGAATTGCTATTTTCCTGCCCGACAACCTCATTAAGTTGTCGGGCAGTTTTGCTTTTCCTTCAACGGCCAATCACGGCAAAGCTTTCCTTACTAAGCGTGCTGCTGGCGCAATGGGTTCCAGACGTCCCAGTGAGCAGTCAGCTACGGAAATCGAGCAATTGATAAAATAGAAAAACCGCCTTACTGACCTCTTTCAACAAAGAGCAATAAGGCGGTCGTTATTCATCAATGCTTACTTACCCATTC encodes:
- a CDS encoding M42 family metallopeptidase — its product is MNEQSKQFLYQYLNNASPTGFESSGQQIWLDYLKPYIDEYIVDTYGTAVGVVKGSSDYKVVIEAHSDEISWFVNYISDDGYLFVRRNGGSDAVIAPSMRVNLHTKKGVVEGVFGWPAIHVRDLTKDTAPKVTDLFIDVGAATKQEVLDMGIHVGTVCTFVDGLTEMNNRYYVGRALDNRMGGFMIAEVARLLKENNVTLPFTLYVVNAVQEEIGLRGAEMIARRLKPDLAICTDVTHDTQSPKYDKKEQGDLKCGDGPVLCYGPAVQNNVLDFLINVAETNGIAFQRQAVSRSTGTDTDAFAYATEGVASALISLPLKYMHTTVETVHMDDVQNVIKLMYETLLALQGNEDFRYIK